The Corythoichthys intestinalis isolate RoL2023-P3 chromosome 1, ASM3026506v1, whole genome shotgun sequence genomic interval ggaaaggatacaaaaccatctgtaaaagtctggatgttcatctgtcgacagtcagagaagttgtctaaaaatggagagtttggcactgttgcttctctcacaaggagtggccgtgcaccaaagatgacgccaagagttcagcgcagaatactcagagaggtaaaaaagaactctagagtgtctgcttaaCACTTACAGAaaccactggcacagtccaatatctctgtgcacacatcaactatatgtaaaactatggccaagaatggtgatcatgggaggattccacagaggaagcagctgctgtctaaaaaatccattgttgctcatttaatgtccgcaaaaagacacttggacactccacagaagttttggcaaaatattttgttgactgatgaaaccaaagttgaattgtttgtgataacacacaacatcacaacatgtgtggaggaaaaaaggaacagctcaccaacatcaacaccacatacccaccgtgaagcaaggtggagagagcatcataatttggggctgttttgcttcctcagggcctggacaacttgcaatccttgaacttaaaaacctgacggcgtctgtcagacagttgaagctaaaaagaggatggataatacaacaagacaatgatccaaaacacagaagttaatgcacttcagaatggtttaaaaaaaaaacaaaatacacgttctggagtggccaagtcaaagtccagacttgaacctcattgagatgctgtggcatgaccgaaagacagtgattcatgccagacattccacgaatctgactgaagtacagcagttttttttagaGGAGAATGGGCCAAGGATAGTCctaattgatgtgccagactgatctgcagctacagggagtgtttggttgaagttattgctgccgggggggggggggggggggggtccacaaattattaaatgtgatggttcacttatttatttttcccccttttgtcattgtttacatactatcctaattaaaatatgtaaacctataaatgtttgggtggttaagttaaagcagacactgtttttttcatctgtgtgattttgacagagatcagatcatatttgattgtgattttatgcagaaatgtgagaaattccaaaaggttcagatactttttcatgccactgtacgacagtttatgacagcgccgcagtttttgttttctcgcaagacagacgcactgcgaattttcttgtgagagaaatcaacatgggttccaagaaattTATAGCAGGAGCTGAATAAAGGAAATAAGTGATGCTTACTATTAAAataaagatgcaaatgacagaaaaatgttGTGTGAACGTtgtgtgcgcgtccgtgaaatggctcgacaatacggcagtAGAATGCCAATGATCTCaacagtcctcctccgacctccgttcgccagtctttataacttAAGGTGACAAATATCTAtgttggtaacatcgccaaagaaatcgccagcttcgtcaggtttttaatcatgtttcagaacttgtgcaacacaacatgcctactgtccatcACAGTTGATGCCAACAACAACGTTAACAGAGAAAGTAAAATGTCTACCGCACCTATCTCACTGTTACGTCAGccatgcggtgcgttcaggtacagcatacaaaatacatctgccacattagaacccgattcattacattattacaggaattattattattatactgtacttttttatattgtattttcatttataatttatttattttggtacGTGTAACTGCCATTTgtcatagtaccagcagtatttattaaggatttagtgtaggtttgggctgtggaacgaatgaatggaattttaatgtatcattatgggaaaatcctgctcgacatacaaaccatttcgacttacaaagtaggtcctggaatgaattaacttcgtatgtagaggtaccactgtactcccCTAAAATACACCAACCAAAGTTCATTGTCATCTGTCTACAAATAACGGAGGAGTTACAATTTCATTCTGTaattaatctaactaattaactctgagattacaaaaaaaaaaaaaatcaaccaaaaagtttgaatgccctctactggcaaacTCAGAAACTATAGGCAACAATAACTGTATAattaattaatgtaattaatcagctgaaacaaaaaaaaaagtttaaaattggGCTCAAACAATCAATGTGTATACTTTCCTAGAATATaccaaatatgccatatttcatTCTGGTCCTTGAACAAAAAACagagtagtagtcattttagttCGTGTCCTCACTAAGAAAAGAACAAAGCAAGCCAGTTTTTGAGACCTCCCCCCGCTGTTCTAAAAATTACATAACAGAATGGATGCATATACACTTGTACACTTTAAATGCATCTGAACTTGGCGTACAATATGTAATATGTAAACATTCTGTCCTGTCCTGTTTTACTAATTCAGACCGTGGATATTTGAAGGGCTAAAAAGGCCCTGATATTCTTGAACTGATTTCTTGAGGAAAATGATGCCATTTTACTGTACTAAAACCTTCAAAATAATGAAGTCTAAATCCAATTGATCATTTATGCAATATGCAGGAGTTGAATATTCTCTTTGTAGTGTTGCTATCATCTTGATGTGGACTGAAATCTATGATAAAGAGCACCTTAATTCacatattaaaatgaatgcAGCAGTCAAAGGTGCAAGGGAAGGAAATATTTTTGGGggtaaaacaacatttgttttcCGTGTCACTTATTCACCGGGAAACAAGCTTCGGGAGCAACATCTGATAAGTCTTATAAATCTGAGAACACTGGCAGAATGATCGACAATCTGGACAgcgcttttacgtgacaaaaataaggtaaaacAGCATTCTCTCGTAACTGAGACGTCTCGGTAGAGGAAAACTGCGTCAACGTTTTTGTATGCTGTGATGCAAGGGCTATccgcaaaaataatcaaactgctgtgtttcactgtaaACTGTATACTAATCATATGTAAAACACAtggcagctctggatgctaactatcgccataataatattggaataagttggatcacacaatagtttaccgtgaaaatctgcaaacattttttgacattaaACACTCTCCTGCTCTGTCACTGGAGCAGGAGACTGCACGGATTtgctgttttttctttgttcatCTTGTTCTTGAACTGTATGTGCCTATATGTGTTTCTTTACCCTGAAAGAATCTGGATATGCGTATACAGTACGATATATACCAGCCCGGTAACATTACCTTGCTGTCCGGAATGCTCCTCTGTGGTCTCTCCGCCTTGCTTCAGGAAATTGGCGAGCTCGTTAAAAATGAGATAAAAATCTAAAGCAAATGCAATTGTAGCGAGGAAGCCAAAAACCTGTGAGGTGGATAAAAGAAGAAAGTGCTGCAGGTGGAGTAAGGATTTGGGTATTGCAAAGGGAAAAAAGATGTGTGGGAGTAACAAATGAGAAATAATGGTGATACTGAATGGTAGGTCAACTTTACCCCAGCAGCTTTGGAAGAGCCATCTACATATTTGGATACTGCAATTAtagaaataatgaaaaaaatgatggcAGCTGTAACACATCTCATGAAATCCTTGAATggggaaaagaaaaaacacttGTTAGCAGGGAAAACATACCACACACGACTAtatactttttttgcataaatgTGACACTGCCATTACCATGAGAGGCCATAGGAAGCCTTTAAACCTCTCGTTGAGTTTGGTAGAGTAGGCAAAAAGCAGGAAGAGAGCGGCGAGGAACTCCAGGAGTGGGACTGTCACAAAGGCGGCCGCTGTGGATGCGGCAAAGCATACAAAGTCGACGAAGGACAGCACCTAAAGAGACACCATGATGTTCacgaaaaacacaaaagcaaCACTGAGAGGACATGCTTTGATCAAAATTAAACCTCTCAGCCTAATCTATTAGGACTTTTTTCGACATTTCTCCTTGGTTCAAGATGTTTGTTTATGAGTAATGTGTGTCACTTCCCACATAGTCTGTTTACTTCCTGCCATGGATCACTATCTTTTAGCCTCCCACCACTTTTTTTGCTTCCTGTTCTTTTGTCAACACTCCTATCATCGATCTCCAATGTTCATATGTACAGTACAcacggggacacatctggcaacaAGATCTGGCTCGTGGCCAGTAGTACTTCACAGCTCTATTTACTATTTAGGCTGAGTACAAGTATTTCAGTTGCGTTTTGATGGTCTGTAAGTGTCCCTTTTCGAACAAAGTAGCTTCCCCAAGAGTGAGCACTTATCCACCCATGGCTCCAGGCCTACTTCCTGTAAGGAGATACAGCTGCGAACCGACAATGTTTATTCACTGTTACACTAAATCTGTCTTGCTGGCACAAACACAAGGTGGTAACAGTGCCTAAATATGTCATACCGCATATGAGTCATCCAAATCTTCATTAAAAGGCATTGGGTAAAAATCTAAGATCACAAGGGTGTGGCAATTTTGCTGAAAACAGGCATATTTGTAGTCAAAATAAAGTAGCATGACTAGACATATAGGGGtactttttaaaattagaatttatattcattttttatgttcATATTAGATTATCAAATGAATGTTTATTACCTTAAACACACAAAAGTACAGAAAATTGCTACTCTTGATAACTGGCATTGTTTCCTACGTATCAGGAATCAATCGCTTCCAGATTTCAAAAGTACATACCCATACCCTGTACTCACAAATAGATACACCAGCATTCATAACTAGACTGTAAAAAAAAGTGAGCGGAACTTGAAATTACAAGTCAACCTATTTCACATGCATGTGCAAGTATTAATGGCTCGCAAATGTTAAGTACCATATTTTTACAACCATAGGGCGCacctaaaagtaaaaaaaaaatctttaaaatggATGGTGCGCTAATAATGTGGTGCGCCTATTGTGCGGAATGAGTACCAAATGAAAAGGCGGACATAAGTGAGAGCTGCATGAGaatcttaaagtgcctatgacagcaaaaagcttgtttatttcatatttcactggGTATTTTATgcacctgaatgaaatggatcacttggatgtgtgtggaaacgatccatatatatatatatactgtatatatatatatatatatatatatatatatgtatatatatgttattcaattttttttaatcccgcgccacgaaaatgagtgactttctg includes:
- the LOC130927146 gene encoding CKLF-like MARVEL transmembrane domain-containing protein 3 codes for the protein MGDIDIEAPDARQPSRSVLQSILPSREFASSRKGMLLIAEVVLSFVDFVCFAASTAAAFVTVPLLEFLAALFLLFAYSTKLNERFKGFLWPLMDFMRCVTAAIIFFIISIIAVSKYVDGSSKAAGVFGFLATIAFALDFYLIFNELANFLKQGGETTEEHSGQQADISDSDSD